Proteins encoded within one genomic window of Episyrphus balteatus chromosome 1, idEpiBalt1.1, whole genome shotgun sequence:
- the LOC129906031 gene encoding uncharacterized protein LOC129906031 — protein MQRALATADSSNESKHFYELQEKTIQRHWMQIEDIHNSIWECSEDPKSIGYDSARYISLEQEVQSALIKLAQQQDTLVDQRTTNNTVTKMSLPKIVLPKVDGDYLKWSQFHDLFNEMVDKRSMSNCEKMFYLKTNLTGEAERVIRHVGLSDDNYMSAWKLLQERYNNPRLQVSALLNRLLSQSSHSSESASASAVKGLHDTIQECMHGLRNLGIEIDTWVPMLLHILTKKLDRSTLTLYEQSLSNPKDVQTMKNFLRFLETRFQSSEAIGVKGLKREDTERRQNMSYNKATTSITTQKKSCSMCKAQHPLFACRTFLNITPSDRLSHVRKNNLCVNCLQSGHTSYNCQLRGCVKCSKKHNSLVHLSTVAQPKLGPSTSNSDNQQILLTSKPETDNISGSENSVLAALSKNKKNGYVFLSTVIIKLAGQDGSSINCRAILDSGSQINIISERMIRKLNIPLSFRPMIIQGVGKSTKDSQRRANISLHSTTTNFTTRLEAVVLHQIVAPQPTKAFEITAWNIPDNIKLADPHFHQPGHIDLLIGAEFFHQLLCVGHIKLGRNLPLLQNTLLGWIVTGKVNEESPITSTCGIYTAEEASLEQSISKFWKLEELPYSTSKRTIAEDRCEEYFNRSTSRDTAGMFVVNLPFADTTEKLGASSDIALSRFHELEHKLKRNQVLYD, from the coding sequence ATGCAAAGAGCTTTAGCTACCGCAGACTCATCAAATGAGTCAAAACATTTCTATGAGCTCCAAGAAAAAACCATCCAACGACATTGGATGCAAATTGAGGACATCCATAACTCAATTTGGGAATGCTCAGAAGACCCAAAGAGCATCGGCTACGACTCAGCCAGATACATAAGTTTGGAGCAAGAGGTACAGAGTGCCTTAATCAAGCTTGCACAACAGCAAGACACTTTGGTAGATCAAAGAACAACAAATAATACGGTTACAAAAATGAGTCTGCCAAAAATTGTTCTACCTAAAGTCGATGGGGATTATTTAAAATGGTCTCAATTTCATGACCTTTTCAATGAAATGGTAGACAAGCGATCAATGTCtaactgtgaaaaaatgttctatcttaaaacaaatttaactgGAGAAGCTGAACGCGTAATCAGACATGTGGGTCTCTCTGATGACAACTACATGTCAGCATGGAAGTTACTCCAAGAACGGTACAACAACCCCAGACTGCAGGTGTCCGCTCTCCTCAACCGACTACTATCACAATCAAGTCACTCCTCAGAATCGGCGTCGGCTTCAGCAGTAAAAGGTCTACATGACACAATTCAAGAGTGTATGCATGGTCTTCGCAATCTTGGGATAGAAATTGATACTTGGGTCCCAATGCTTCTTCACATACTTACGAAGAAGCTAGACAGATCAACTCTTACACTATATGAGCAATCTTTGAGCAATCCTAAAGATGTACaaacaatgaaaaattttctgagATTCTTAGAAACTCGTTTTCAGTCATCAGAAGCAATTGGGGTTAAAGGCCTTAAGAGAGAAGATACCGAAAGAAGACAAAATATGAGTTACAACAAAGCAACAACCTCTATTACCACGCAAAAGAAAAGTTGCTCAATGTGTAAAGCTCAGCATCCGTTATTCGCGTGCCgcacttttttaaacattaCACCTTCAGACAGGCTAAGTCACGTAAGAAAAAACAATCTATGTGTCAACTGTCTCCAATCTGGACACACCTCTTACAACTGCCAGCTACGAGGTTGTGTAAAGTgttcaaaaaaacacaactcGTTGGTCCACTTGTCAACAGTAGCTCAACCAAAATTGGGTCCCTCAACATCAAATTCTGACAATCAGCAAATTCTCTTGACGTCAAAACCAGAAACAGATAATATATCTGGGAGTGAAAACTCGGTTTTAGCAGCCTTAAGCAAAAACAAGAAGAATGGCTACGTGTTTCTGAGTACAGTCATCATCAAGTTAGCTGGCCAAGACGGTTCTTCTATTAACTGCCGTGCAATTTTGGATTCTGGTTCACAAATCAACATTATATCAGAACGAATGATTCGGAAACTAAATATTCCGTTATCTTTTCGCCCCATGATCATTCAAGGGGTCGGAAAATCCACAAAAGATTCACAACGTAGAGCAAATATAAGTTTGCATTCTACTACTACTAACTTCACCACCAGACTGGAAGCAGTCGTGTTGCATCAAATAGTCGCTCCTCAGCCCACAAAAGCATTTGAGATAACTGCGTGGAACATTCCCGACAACATAAAATTAGCCGACCCCCATTTCCATCAGCCAGGTCACATTGACCTGCTTATAGGAGCTGAGTTTTTCCACCAACTGCTCTGTGTTGGGCACATTAAGTTAGGAAGAAATCTTCCACTATTACAAAATACGTTATTAGGGTGGATTGTCACTGGCAAGGTTAATGAAGAGTCGCCAATAACCAGCACATGCGGAATATACACGGCCGAAGAAGCATCTCTTGAACAATCCATTAGCAAATTTTGGAAGTTAGAAGAATTACCTTACTCCACATCAAAACGTACCATTGCAGAAGACAGATGTGAAGAATATTTTAACCGATCAACTTCAAGAGATACGGCTGGAATGTTCGTTGTCAACCTACCATTTGCAGACACCACAGAGAAACTAGGAGCGTCTAGTGATATAGCATTGAGCCGATTCCATGAATTGGAGCATAAGTTAAAACGAAACCAAGTATTATACGATTAA